The following nucleotide sequence is from Peribacillus sp. ACCC06369.
TGACAAAATTGCGTGTATATGAATATGCAAAACAAAAGAACGTTTCAAGCAAGGATGTAATAAATAAACTTAAAGAAATGAATATAGAGGTAACAAACCATATGACAGCATTAGACGATTCAACTGTAAATAAATTAAACGATTCAATTAAACCTAAAAACGAAGATAAAAGCCAAGCTGCTGAACCAAAAGCTAACGCTACGGTTGCGAAGTACGAAGCTGAAGCAGATGAAAAGAGCACAGTCAATAAAGAAAAACTGAAGAAGAAACCACCAGTTAAGCCTGTAGGTACGAAAAAACCAACTGGGCAGTTTAACAGGGGCCGCAATAATAAGAATAAAAATAATAAACAAAGACAACAAGCACCTCAGGCTCCCGTTACAAAACGTAAAGAAAGAGAATTACCAGAGAAAATTACGTTTTATGAGTCTTTGACTGTAATGGAACTTGGTAAAAAGCTTCACCGTGAACCATCTGAAATCATTAAAAAGCTCTTTATGCTTGGTGTGATGGCTACAATTAACCAAACTTTGGATAAAGATGCTATCGAATTAATCTGTACGGAATACGGTGTATTGGCTGAAGAAGAGATTCGTGTTGACTTAACTGACCTTGAGTCATTGGTAACCGAAGATGCTTCTGAAGATTTGATCGAGCGTCCGGCTGTCGTAACGATCATGGGACACGTTGACCATGGTAAAACAACATTGCTTGATTCTATTCGCCATACGAAAGTAACGGAAGGTGAAGCAGGCGGAATCACTCAGCATATTGGTGCTTATCAAGTTAATGTTAACGACAAGAAAATTACATTCCTTGATACACCAGGACATGCTGCGTTTACAACAATGCGTGCTCGTGGAGCTCTGGTTACGGATATCACAATCCTAGTTGTAGCTGCGGATGATGGTGTAATGCCTCAAACGGTTGAAGCGATTAACCATGCTAAAGCGGCAGAAGTTCCAATTATCGTTGCTGTTAATAAAATGGATAAAGAAGCTGCTAATCCGGACCGTGTCATGCAAGAATTGACAGAACATGGCTTAGTTTCTGAAGCGTGGGGCGGAGACACAATTTTCGTACCTATTTCAGCCAAAAACGGTGAAGGTATCGATAGCTTGCTTGAAATGATTCTTCTTGTCAGTGAAGTGGAAGAGTATAAAGCGAATCCAACTCGTAAAGCGAATGGTACGGTTATCGAAGCGCGTTTGGATAAAGGTCGCGGATCGGTTGCTACTTTGTTAGTTCAAAACGGAACGTTGAAGGTCGGAGATCCGATTGTTATCGGTAATACATTCGGACGTGTACGTGCTATGCTTAACGACCTTGGACGCCGTGTTAAGGATGCAGGTCCTTCAACACCGGTTGAAATCACTGGATTGAATGAAGTGCCGCAGGCCGGAGATCGTTTCATCGTCTTTGAAGATGAGAAAACGGCCCGTCAAGTTGGGGAAGTGCGTGCGCAGAGACAACTTGCTTCACAACGTAATGAAAAATCCCGTGTAACGCTTGATACATTGTTCGAGCAAATGAAAGAAGGGGAAATTAAAGAATTGAACATCATTCTAAAAGCGGATGTTCAAGGTTCTGCGGAAGCAGTAGCCGCTTCCCTGAATAAAATAGAAGTGGAAGGCGCTAAAGTGAAAATCATACACACTGGCGTCGGTGCAATAACAGAGTCTGATATCATCCTTGCTACAGCTTCCAATGCAATCGTCAT
It contains:
- the infB gene encoding translation initiation factor IF-2, with the protein product MTKLRVYEYAKQKNVSSKDVINKLKEMNIEVTNHMTALDDSTVNKLNDSIKPKNEDKSQAAEPKANATVAKYEAEADEKSTVNKEKLKKKPPVKPVGTKKPTGQFNRGRNNKNKNNKQRQQAPQAPVTKRKERELPEKITFYESLTVMELGKKLHREPSEIIKKLFMLGVMATINQTLDKDAIELICTEYGVLAEEEIRVDLTDLESLVTEDASEDLIERPAVVTIMGHVDHGKTTLLDSIRHTKVTEGEAGGITQHIGAYQVNVNDKKITFLDTPGHAAFTTMRARGALVTDITILVVAADDGVMPQTVEAINHAKAAEVPIIVAVNKMDKEAANPDRVMQELTEHGLVSEAWGGDTIFVPISAKNGEGIDSLLEMILLVSEVEEYKANPTRKANGTVIEARLDKGRGSVATLLVQNGTLKVGDPIVIGNTFGRVRAMLNDLGRRVKDAGPSTPVEITGLNEVPQAGDRFIVFEDEKTARQVGEVRAQRQLASQRNEKSRVTLDTLFEQMKEGEIKELNIILKADVQGSAEAVAASLNKIEVEGAKVKIIHTGVGAITESDIILATASNAIVIGFNVRPDVNAKRAAESENVDVRLHRIIYKAIEEIESAMKGMLDPEFEEKIIGQAEVRTTFKVSKVGTIAGSYVTEGKITRDSGIRLIREGVVIYEGEIDALKRFKDDVKEVATNYECGITIKNYNDLKEGDVIEAYVMEEIERK